AAAACAAATTGCCACAGGCGTATCCGCTGCATAATGCTCCATCAACTTTGCCTGAGACGCTTCCACATGGCGAGCGCTGAGGTAGAGACAAAGACTAGCCTTGTGCGCCGCCAAACCCGCTAACTCCTCCGCCTCCGGCACCTCAGTACGACCGCTAATCCGAGTCAAAATGATCGTCTGTACCAACCCTGGCACCGTTAACTCCACTTGTAGCTTTGCCGCCGCCGCCTGAAACGCACTAATCCCAGGAATCACCTCAAAAGGCACTTCCGCCTCCGCCAAAGCTTGCATCTGCTCATGCACCGCCCCATACAAACTAGGGTCGCCTGAATGCAATCGCACCACCGACTTTTGCGATCGCACCCGCTCAATCATCACAGGCAAAATTTCTTCCAGCGTCTTATTCGCCGTGCGAATCAACTCCGCATCCGCCCGCACCCCCTGCAAAATTTGTCGAGGCACCAAAGAATCCGCAAACAAAATCACATCCGCCTGCGCCAGCAACCTCTGCGCCTTAATCGTCAGCAACTCCGGATCACCCGGACCCGCCCCAACGATATACACAGCAGGTGCCAAACCAGATCCAGCCTGAGTTTCACCAAGCTGACTCACCCTAGAATTTGTATCAAACGTAGTCATAAATTCTGATTAAGTCTTGAATGTAGAGGGGCTTGAGTGGAGAGAAGTTAGCGTGGAGCCTCCCCATACGTGAAGTTACCTCTGGAGGGGGTCTGGGGGACGCAGCCATCCCTCAGCGGGGGCTTGGGGGCACTTGCCCCGA
This region of Trichocoleus desertorum NBK24 genomic DNA includes:
- the cobM gene encoding precorrin-4 C(11)-methyltransferase, which encodes MTTFDTNSRVSQLGETQAGSGLAPAVYIVGAGPGDPELLTIKAQRLLAQADVILFADSLVPRQILQGVRADAELIRTANKTLEEILPVMIERVRSQKSVVRLHSGDPSLYGAVHEQMQALAEAEVPFEVIPGISAFQAAAAKLQVELTVPGLVQTIILTRISGRTEVPEAEELAGLAAHKASLCLYLSARHVEASQAKLMEHYAADTPVAICFRVGWPDEKIRVVPLSEMAAVTQQENLIRTTLYVISPALTATQARSRLYHPEHDHLFRQ